A stretch of Leisingera sp. S132 DNA encodes these proteins:
- a CDS encoding [protein-PII] uridylyltransferase has product MTQPQAASAAQASEPAAPASPSVNGHPEPLGPLICGPAEIFDAGGIRTQIKALAEDTAPAALRAETVKILKAANKSGRAAIAEAFTGKPFAARELTRSYTFLTDGLVTTALYVASELLHPLATPTRGERIAVMAVGGYGRGEMAPASDVDLLFLTPYKITAWAESVIESMLYILWDLRLKVGHASRTIKDCIRLGGEDYTIRTAMLEHRFLAGHAPLAQELDKRLKKELFSQDAQEFVEAKLAERDARHLKQGQRYMVEPNVKEGKGGLRDLQSLFWIAKYLYQVQDAEDLVPLGLFRAEEMDLFARAANFLWAVRAHLHLATGRATEQLTFDLQVEVASRMGYEDKAGRRGVEVFMQEYFRHATRVGDLTRIFLTKLEASQQKTAPLLERIFRRRPRIKPGYKVVHNRLDVIDPKAFLEDRLNLLRLFEEALRTGMLIHPDAMRLVTANLHLIDEDMRNDKEARKLFLDLLLKHGNSERALRRMNELGVLSAFLPEFEPIVAMMQFNMYHSYTVDEHTIQVIANFAAIERGELEDELPLSSEILRKGLNRKVMMVAMLLHDIGKGREQDHSILGAQIARKVAPRLGLKPSECETVEWLVRYHLLMSDMAQKRDIADPRTVRDFAKAVQTVKRLDLLLLLTVCDIRGVGPDTWNNWKAALLRALYGQTRAALEGGMEALNREHRGVSAKKALREALPDWSKADLKTETARHYPPYWHGLHVTAHVDFAEMLRDFTAKGDAGEVMIRLYPDEDRDATRACFVMEDHPGIFARIAGALALVGANVVDARSYTTKDGYVTDAFWIQDSEGHPFDPIRLHRLKQMIEKTLKGEVITRDALKSRDKIKKREKAFKVPTHITFDNEGSEIYTIIEVDTRDRPGLLYDLARTLASANVYIANAVIATYGEQVVDAFYVKDMFGLKYYAESKQRTLEKKLREAIAEGAKRADT; this is encoded by the coding sequence TTGACCCAGCCCCAAGCAGCTTCGGCGGCGCAGGCTTCTGAGCCCGCCGCCCCGGCGTCCCCCTCAGTTAATGGCCATCCTGAACCGCTGGGCCCGCTGATCTGCGGCCCGGCGGAGATTTTTGACGCGGGTGGCATCCGCACGCAGATCAAAGCACTGGCAGAAGACACTGCACCTGCGGCCCTGCGCGCGGAAACCGTGAAGATCCTCAAAGCCGCGAACAAGTCCGGCCGGGCAGCCATTGCCGAAGCCTTCACGGGCAAACCCTTTGCCGCGCGGGAGCTGACCCGGTCCTACACCTTTCTGACCGACGGGCTGGTGACCACCGCCCTGTACGTGGCCAGCGAGCTGCTGCACCCGCTGGCAACCCCGACCCGGGGAGAAAGGATCGCTGTCATGGCCGTTGGCGGTTACGGGCGCGGTGAAATGGCACCGGCCTCAGACGTCGATCTGCTGTTCCTGACCCCGTACAAAATCACGGCCTGGGCCGAGAGCGTGATCGAATCCATGCTCTACATCCTGTGGGACCTGCGGCTGAAGGTCGGCCATGCCAGCCGCACCATCAAGGATTGCATCCGGCTGGGCGGCGAGGATTACACCATCCGGACCGCAATGCTGGAACACCGGTTTCTGGCCGGCCACGCCCCCTTGGCCCAAGAGCTGGACAAGCGCCTGAAGAAGGAGCTGTTCTCCCAGGATGCACAGGAATTCGTCGAGGCAAAGCTGGCCGAGCGCGATGCCCGCCACCTGAAACAAGGCCAGCGCTATATGGTCGAGCCGAACGTGAAGGAGGGCAAGGGCGGCCTGCGCGACCTGCAGTCGCTGTTCTGGATCGCCAAGTACCTCTACCAGGTGCAGGACGCCGAAGACCTGGTGCCGCTGGGCCTGTTCCGCGCCGAGGAGATGGATCTGTTTGCCAGGGCCGCCAATTTCCTGTGGGCGGTCCGGGCGCATCTGCACCTGGCAACCGGGCGTGCCACCGAGCAGCTGACCTTTGACCTTCAGGTCGAGGTCGCCAGCCGCATGGGCTATGAGGACAAGGCCGGACGCCGTGGCGTTGAAGTGTTCATGCAGGAGTATTTCCGCCACGCCACCCGCGTCGGCGACCTGACCCGCATCTTCCTGACCAAGCTGGAGGCCAGCCAGCAGAAGACTGCGCCGCTTCTGGAACGGATCTTCCGCCGCCGGCCGCGGATCAAGCCCGGCTACAAAGTGGTGCACAACCGGCTGGATGTGATCGACCCCAAGGCCTTCCTGGAGGACCGGCTCAATCTGCTGCGGCTGTTCGAGGAAGCCCTGCGCACCGGCATGCTGATTCACCCGGACGCGATGCGGCTTGTGACGGCCAACCTGCATCTGATCGACGAGGACATGCGCAACGACAAGGAGGCGCGGAAGCTTTTCCTCGACCTGCTGCTGAAACACGGCAACTCCGAGCGTGCGCTCCGGCGGATGAACGAACTGGGCGTGCTGTCGGCCTTCCTGCCGGAATTCGAACCCATCGTGGCGATGATGCAGTTCAACATGTATCACTCCTACACGGTGGATGAGCACACCATTCAGGTGATCGCCAACTTTGCCGCCATTGAACGCGGCGAACTGGAAGACGAGCTGCCGCTTTCATCGGAAATTCTGCGCAAGGGCCTCAACCGCAAGGTGATGATGGTGGCGATGCTGCTGCACGACATCGGCAAGGGCCGCGAGCAGGACCATTCGATCCTGGGTGCGCAGATCGCCCGCAAGGTGGCGCCGCGGCTGGGCCTGAAGCCCTCGGAGTGCGAAACCGTGGAATGGCTGGTGCGCTATCACCTCCTGATGTCTGACATGGCACAGAAGCGCGACATCGCCGACCCGCGCACGGTGCGCGATTTCGCCAAGGCGGTGCAGACCGTGAAACGGCTCGACCTGCTCCTCTTGCTGACCGTCTGCGATATCCGCGGCGTCGGCCCGGACACCTGGAACAACTGGAAAGCCGCGCTGCTGCGTGCGCTCTACGGCCAGACCCGCGCAGCGCTTGAGGGCGGCATGGAGGCCTTGAACCGCGAGCACCGCGGCGTCTCCGCCAAGAAAGCCCTGCGCGAGGCATTGCCGGACTGGTCCAAGGCCGACCTCAAAACCGAGACCGCCCGCCACTATCCGCCCTACTGGCACGGTCTGCATGTGACGGCACATGTGGATTTCGCCGAAATGCTGCGCGACTTCACCGCCAAGGGCGATGCAGGGGAGGTCATGATCCGGCTCTATCCGGATGAGGACCGCGACGCCACCCGCGCCTGTTTCGTGATGGAGGACCACCCGGGCATCTTTGCCCGTATCGCCGGCGCCCTGGCCCTTGTCGGGGCAAATGTGGTTGATGCGCGCTCCTACACAACCAAGGACGGCTACGTGACCGATGCCTTCTGGATCCAGGACAGCGAAGGCCACCCCTTCGATCCGATCCGCCTGCACCGGCTGAAGCAAATGATCGAAAAGACCCTGAAGGGCGAGGTGATCACCCGCGACGCGCTGAAATCCCGCGACAAGATCAAGAAACGCGAAAAAGCCTTCAAGGTGCCGACCCATATCACCTTCGACAACGAGGGATCGGAAATCTACACCATCATCGAGGTCGACACCCGCGACCGGCCCGGCCTGCTGTACGATCTGGCCAGGACCCTGGCTTCTGCCAACGTCTACATTGCCAATGCGGTGATCGCGACCTATGGCGAGCAGGTGGTGGATGCCTTCTATGTCAAGGACATGTTCGGCTTGAAATACTACGCGGAATCCAAGCAGCGGACGCTGGAAAAAAAACTGCGCGAGGCAATTGCCGAAGGCGCAAAACGGGCGGATACATGA
- a CDS encoding DUF2892 domain-containing protein — MPRNEGTLDRALRIILGLILLSLVFIGPQTLWGLIGLVPLLTGLMGYCPLYQILGLSTCPLKKQG; from the coding sequence ATGCCCCGCAACGAAGGCACCCTCGACCGCGCCCTGCGCATCATCCTCGGCCTGATCCTGCTGTCGCTGGTCTTCATTGGCCCGCAAACCCTGTGGGGCCTCATTGGCCTGGTTCCGCTGCTGACCGGCCTGATGGGCTACTGCCCGCTTTACCAGATCCTTGGCCTCAGCACCTGCCCGCTGAAGAAACAGGGCTGA
- the murJ gene encoding murein biosynthesis integral membrane protein MurJ, whose protein sequence is MKPIKLLSGFLTVGFWTLASRVLGFAREILIAAFIGPGPVLDAFIVAFRLPNMFRRFFAEGAFNAAFVPAFSKRFEAGEDARSYAQQAFNLLAAAVLALVGLGMVFMPGLVWLTAGGFVGDARFDLAVGYGYIVFPYILFMSLAALFSGVLNATGRFAAAAAAPVLLNIFACAAMTAGAVLGGDVVVWLVWTIPVAGVAQLALVWAAAERAGIPLRPGLPRWNTEMRDLVRVAVPAALAMGVTQINLVVGQYVASDIERAASWLFIADRLYQLPLGVVGIAVGIVLLPALSRRLRVGDGAGSQDALSRAGEFSLLLAVPSAVAFITVPVPLVSVLYERGATGPEDVAAIAVAVAIYGAGLPAFMLQKVLQPLYFAREDTRTPFRYALVAMVVNAGLAFGLKPVLGWIAPAIAASAAGWAMVALLALGARGMGEEARFDTRFRRRAWRILAASAVMGAVLYAVAHTAGWLFTLDYWRYLSLLGLVLLGGAVYFASGQAFGAFRLSEFRTALSRRNRA, encoded by the coding sequence ATGAAACCGATCAAATTGCTGTCGGGCTTCCTGACCGTCGGCTTCTGGACGCTGGCCAGCCGTGTGCTGGGCTTTGCCCGCGAGATTCTGATTGCCGCCTTTATCGGTCCGGGACCAGTTCTGGACGCCTTCATCGTGGCCTTCCGCCTGCCCAACATGTTCCGCCGTTTCTTTGCCGAAGGCGCGTTCAACGCAGCCTTTGTCCCGGCCTTTTCCAAGCGTTTTGAGGCCGGTGAGGACGCCAGGAGTTATGCCCAGCAGGCTTTCAACTTGCTGGCTGCAGCCGTGCTGGCGCTGGTTGGCCTTGGCATGGTGTTCATGCCCGGGCTGGTCTGGCTGACCGCCGGCGGCTTTGTCGGGGACGCGAGGTTCGATCTGGCTGTGGGATACGGCTACATCGTGTTTCCCTACATCCTGTTCATGTCGCTGGCGGCGCTGTTTTCCGGCGTGCTGAATGCCACCGGGCGTTTTGCAGCCGCCGCCGCGGCTCCAGTACTTCTCAACATCTTTGCCTGCGCTGCAATGACAGCCGGGGCTGTTCTGGGCGGCGACGTTGTCGTCTGGCTGGTCTGGACCATCCCGGTGGCCGGTGTTGCACAGCTGGCCCTGGTCTGGGCAGCGGCGGAACGGGCAGGCATCCCGCTGCGGCCCGGCCTGCCGCGCTGGAATACAGAAATGCGCGATCTGGTGCGGGTGGCGGTGCCAGCGGCGCTTGCCATGGGCGTCACACAGATCAACCTGGTGGTCGGCCAGTATGTGGCCTCCGATATCGAAAGGGCTGCCAGCTGGCTGTTCATCGCCGACCGCCTGTACCAGCTGCCCTTGGGGGTTGTTGGCATTGCCGTCGGTATCGTTCTGCTGCCCGCCCTGTCGCGCCGCCTGCGGGTCGGCGACGGCGCAGGCTCGCAGGACGCCCTGTCGCGCGCCGGGGAGTTCTCGCTGCTGCTGGCCGTCCCTTCCGCCGTGGCCTTCATCACTGTGCCCGTGCCACTGGTCTCCGTGCTTTACGAGCGCGGCGCCACCGGCCCCGAAGACGTCGCCGCAATTGCCGTTGCCGTCGCCATCTACGGCGCAGGCCTGCCTGCCTTCATGCTGCAAAAGGTGCTGCAGCCGCTGTATTTCGCGCGCGAGGACACAAGGACCCCGTTCCGCTATGCGCTGGTTGCCATGGTGGTGAACGCTGGACTGGCCTTCGGGCTGAAACCGGTGCTGGGCTGGATTGCTCCCGCCATCGCCGCCTCAGCAGCTGGCTGGGCGATGGTGGCGCTGCTGGCGCTCGGTGCCCGCGGCATGGGCGAGGAAGCCCGGTTCGACACCCGCTTCCGCCGCCGCGCCTGGCGCATCCTCGCAGCCTCTGCCGTGATGGGCGCGGTGCTCTACGCGGTGGCGCACACCGCGGGCTGGCTGTTCACGCTGGACTACTGGCGGTACCTGTCCCTGCTGGGGCTGGTGCTGCTGGGCGGCGCGGTCTACTTCGCCTCGGGCCAGGCCTTCGGCGCTTTCCGCCTGTCGGAGTTCCGCACCGCCCTGAGCCGCCGGAACCGGGCATGA
- the trpS gene encoding tryptophan--tRNA ligase, translating into MSETSFTPRVFSGIQPSGNLHLGNYLGALKRFVDWQAKDVETIYCMVDLHAITVWQDPADLTKSTRELCAGFIAAGIDPEDSILINQSQVPEHAQLAWVFNCVARMGWMQRMTQWKDKAGKNQQNASLGLFAYPALMAADILVYHATHVPVGEDQKQHLELTRDIAIKFNHDYGVNFFPETEPVIEGAATRVMSLRDGSKKMSKSDPSDASRINLTDDADAIAKKIRKAKTDPEALPSEVKGLEERPEARNLVNIYAALNEQTVEQVLADVGGRQFSEFKPMLADLAVSKLAPISTEMARLMQHQDEIDKILARGAERARAITAPILRQTYDIIGMVPPPAV; encoded by the coding sequence ATGAGCGAAACCAGCTTCACCCCGCGCGTGTTTTCGGGGATCCAACCTTCGGGCAACCTGCACTTGGGGAATTACCTTGGTGCGCTGAAGCGCTTCGTCGACTGGCAGGCCAAGGACGTTGAGACAATCTACTGCATGGTTGACCTGCATGCGATCACCGTCTGGCAGGACCCCGCGGACCTCACGAAATCCACCCGCGAGCTCTGCGCCGGCTTCATCGCCGCCGGTATCGACCCTGAGGATTCGATCCTGATCAACCAGTCCCAGGTGCCTGAGCACGCACAGCTGGCCTGGGTGTTCAACTGCGTCGCCCGCATGGGCTGGATGCAGCGGATGACCCAGTGGAAAGACAAGGCGGGCAAGAACCAGCAGAATGCCTCGCTGGGCCTGTTTGCCTATCCGGCGCTGATGGCGGCCGACATTCTGGTCTATCACGCCACCCATGTGCCGGTGGGCGAGGACCAGAAGCAGCACCTGGAGCTGACCCGCGACATCGCGATCAAGTTCAACCACGACTACGGCGTCAACTTCTTCCCGGAGACCGAGCCGGTGATCGAAGGCGCAGCCACCCGGGTGATGTCCCTGCGCGACGGCTCCAAGAAAATGTCGAAGTCTGATCCCTCAGACGCCAGCCGCATCAACCTGACCGATGACGCCGACGCCATCGCCAAGAAAATCCGCAAGGCCAAGACCGACCCCGAGGCGCTGCCCTCCGAAGTGAAGGGCCTGGAGGAGCGCCCGGAAGCGCGCAACCTCGTGAACATCTACGCCGCCCTGAACGAGCAGACCGTCGAACAGGTGCTGGCTGATGTGGGCGGCCGCCAGTTCTCCGAATTCAAACCGATGCTGGCGGATCTGGCAGTTTCCAAGCTGGCGCCGATCTCCACCGAGATGGCGCGGCTGATGCAGCATCAGGACGAGATCGACAAGATCCTGGCCCGCGGCGCCGAACGCGCCCGCGCAATCACCGCACCGATTCTGCGCCAGACCTATGACATCATCGGCATGGTGCCGCCGCCGGCGGTCTGA
- a CDS encoding Crp/Fnr family transcriptional regulator produces MSRLSCPAGTVLFRPGQECPGFVRLTAGRIKVTLTAANGREVVLYRVGPGDVCLQTFACLTDGRSYAAEGVAETALEGEILPHAAFQQSMSEDEAFRSEVLTAVARRFADYEQLVEDVALIGFDARLARVLLRLAQDSDEIRVTHDALAAETASGRAFVTRRLREFARMGLVETGRGQLRILDRRRLEQIAGD; encoded by the coding sequence ATGAGCCGCCTGTCCTGCCCTGCTGGCACCGTGCTGTTCCGCCCCGGGCAGGAGTGCCCCGGCTTTGTCCGGCTCACCGCCGGCCGCATTAAGGTCACCCTGACCGCCGCCAACGGCCGCGAAGTCGTGCTGTACCGCGTCGGCCCGGGCGACGTCTGCCTGCAGACCTTTGCCTGCCTCACCGACGGCCGCAGCTACGCCGCGGAAGGCGTGGCAGAGACCGCGCTGGAGGGCGAGATCCTCCCGCATGCTGCCTTCCAGCAGTCAATGTCGGAAGACGAGGCGTTCCGCAGTGAGGTCCTGACCGCCGTGGCCCGCCGCTTTGCCGACTACGAGCAATTGGTCGAGGACGTCGCCTTGATCGGCTTTGACGCCCGTTTGGCCCGGGTATTGCTGCGGCTGGCGCAGGACAGCGATGAGATCCGTGTTACCCATGACGCGCTGGCGGCCGAGACAGCTTCAGGCCGCGCTTTCGTAACCCGCCGCCTGCGGGAATTCGCCCGGATGGGGCTGGTGGAAACCGGCCGCGGCCAGCTGCGCATCCTTGACCGCCGCAGGCTGGAGCAGATTGCCGGCGATTGA
- a CDS encoding rhomboid family intramembrane serine protease, with translation MSSQPHNAPVNPLPAAVVALVLIIIGIEAVFSLGARGIVGGPEAIGWRLEAIQSYAFSGDIFWWMQESGRWLPEHLKRFATYTFVHGAFTHALFVCVFVLAMGKMVGEVMGDLAMVIIFLLSGAGGALGYALLVSSPAPLVGGFPAVYGLIGAFTFLLWRSLALVGAQQSRAFTLIAFLMGVQLLFGLLFGGQKDWVADLAGFATGFGLSFFLAPGGWARIRNRIRHD, from the coding sequence ATGAGCAGTCAGCCCCATAACGCCCCCGTCAACCCGCTGCCCGCCGCCGTGGTGGCACTGGTGCTGATCATCATCGGCATCGAGGCGGTGTTCTCGCTGGGCGCCCGCGGCATCGTCGGCGGGCCCGAGGCGATCGGATGGCGGCTGGAGGCGATCCAGTCCTATGCGTTTTCCGGCGACATCTTCTGGTGGATGCAGGAAAGCGGCCGCTGGCTGCCGGAGCATCTGAAGCGGTTTGCGACCTACACCTTCGTGCATGGTGCCTTTACCCACGCGCTGTTTGTCTGCGTCTTTGTGCTGGCGATGGGCAAGATGGTGGGCGAAGTGATGGGTGATCTGGCGATGGTGATCATCTTTCTGCTGTCCGGTGCCGGCGGCGCGCTGGGGTATGCGCTGCTGGTCAGCTCACCGGCGCCGCTGGTGGGCGGTTTCCCGGCCGTATACGGGCTGATCGGGGCATTCACCTTCCTGCTGTGGCGCTCGCTGGCTCTGGTTGGGGCGCAGCAGAGCCGGGCGTTCACGCTGATCGCCTTCCTGATGGGGGTGCAGCTGCTGTTCGGGCTGCTGTTTGGCGGCCAGAAGGACTGGGTGGCGGATCTGGCAGGTTTCGCCACCGGCTTTGGCCTGTCGTTCTTCCTGGCGCCGGGCGGCTGGGCGCGGATCAGGAACCGCATCCGCCACGATTGA